The following coding sequences are from one bacterium window:
- a CDS encoding NAD(P)H-binding protein has product MSAAPLLVTGANGHLGRDLIHAIGGGRPIRAAVRSERAASVLAELPEAFRPEVHILDYADEPALRAAGEGCSAWVHLVGILKENRTARYEDAHERTCEVLARAAEKAGAERIVYMSILGADPNSRNACLASKARAEEILSSGATPATTLRVPMVLGPNEIAAGALLAQASAPITFLARGGATREQPIDARDIVAAILLAANEHGSNRGGLDLAGPESLTHRELVMRVAALLGRNPRIVPFPLAFLRGMALLFERVSSTPPITRAMLGVLEHDDDIDPGAACSRLGLKLTPLADTLEHTFATAVQEEPR; this is encoded by the coding sequence GTGTCCGCCGCCCCCCTGCTCGTAACTGGCGCCAACGGCCACCTCGGCCGAGATCTGATTCACGCCATAGGTGGCGGAAGGCCCATCCGGGCGGCGGTTCGATCGGAGCGCGCGGCCTCCGTCCTCGCGGAACTGCCGGAAGCGTTTCGTCCCGAGGTGCATATCCTCGACTACGCGGACGAGCCCGCTCTTCGGGCCGCTGGCGAGGGCTGCAGCGCCTGGGTCCACCTGGTGGGCATTCTGAAGGAGAACCGGACAGCGCGCTACGAAGACGCCCATGAGCGAACCTGCGAGGTGCTCGCCCGCGCGGCCGAGAAAGCAGGTGCCGAACGAATCGTCTACATGAGCATCCTTGGCGCAGATCCCAACTCGCGAAACGCCTGCCTTGCCTCGAAGGCACGTGCCGAAGAGATCCTGAGCTCGGGCGCGACACCGGCCACGACCCTGCGTGTTCCGATGGTGCTTGGTCCGAATGAGATCGCAGCCGGCGCCCTGCTTGCGCAAGCCAGCGCTCCGATCACTTTTCTGGCTCGCGGGGGAGCGACACGGGAACAGCCCATCGACGCCCGAGACATCGTTGCAGCCATTCTGCTCGCAGCGAACGAGCACGGCAGCAACCGCGGAGGCCTCGATCTCGCGGGCCCGGAATCGCTCACCCACCGGGAACTCGTCATGCGCGTCGCAGCCTTGCTCGGAAGGAACCCCAGAATCGTGCCTTTCCCCCTGGCATTTCTGCGCGGAATGGCCCTGCTCTTTGAACGCGTCTCCTCCACGCCACCCATCACCCGAGCCATGCTAGGCGTGCTCGAGCACGACGACGATATCGATCCCGGCGCTGCCTGCAGTCGCCTCGGCCTGAAGCTCACGCCCCTGGCCGACACCCTCGAGCATACATTCGCCACCGCCGTCCAAGAGGAGCCTCGATGA
- a CDS encoding mechanosensitive ion channel has translation MFNLETITETLATAVPLLASVSLAVLLVLGGRFLLLRRRHVGPVLEFAGQVWTLLGIAVVLVVAVLSAPVEAETRGQLLSLLGLTLTAIFTLSSTTFVANAMAGLMLRAVASFRPGDFIRVGGQFGRVTEVGLFHTELQTRDRDLATLPNLHLVNQPVTVVSSSGTIVSADVSLGFDISHDRVESLLCQAAQSAGLDEPFVHVIELGDFSVHYRVAGFLEDTRTLLTTRSDLREQMLDSLHRADIEIVSPTFMNQRVLPTEQRFIPNEKPKPRAADPRAPEDRIFDKAEEAGRQEDLREELEEIEAEIRQLEEQLPGLEGGDRYRLERSIALRKRRTNEIEALRATSGGTDKEDS, from the coding sequence ATGTTCAACCTGGAAACCATCACCGAAACACTCGCTACGGCGGTTCCGCTCCTGGCGAGCGTGAGCCTCGCAGTTCTGCTGGTGTTGGGCGGGCGCTTCTTGCTGCTTCGTCGGCGCCACGTCGGTCCGGTGCTCGAGTTCGCAGGCCAGGTGTGGACCCTGCTTGGCATCGCCGTCGTGTTGGTCGTGGCCGTCCTGTCCGCACCCGTCGAGGCGGAGACCCGGGGCCAACTCCTCAGTCTGCTGGGCCTCACGCTCACGGCGATCTTCACGCTTTCATCGACCACCTTCGTCGCCAATGCCATGGCGGGCCTGATGCTGCGAGCCGTCGCAAGCTTCCGCCCAGGCGATTTCATCCGCGTCGGTGGTCAATTCGGCCGGGTAACCGAGGTGGGCCTCTTCCATACCGAGCTTCAGACCCGGGATCGGGATCTGGCGACTCTTCCCAATTTGCATCTCGTGAACCAGCCCGTCACCGTTGTGAGCAGTTCCGGGACAATCGTTTCTGCCGACGTTTCCCTGGGCTTTGACATCTCCCACGATCGCGTCGAGAGCCTTCTCTGCCAGGCAGCGCAGAGTGCTGGGCTCGATGAACCCTTCGTACACGTCATCGAGCTCGGCGATTTCTCGGTCCACTACCGGGTCGCCGGTTTCCTCGAGGATACGCGTACGCTGCTCACGACCCGGTCCGACCTTCGCGAGCAGATGCTCGATAGCCTGCACCGGGCCGATATCGAGATCGTCTCGCCGACGTTCATGAACCAACGCGTTCTTCCGACGGAGCAGCGCTTCATCCCCAACGAGAAGCCGAAGCCGCGCGCTGCCGATCCCCGTGCACCCGAAGACCGGATCTTCGACAAGGCGGAGGAGGCCGGACGCCAGGAGGACCTACGCGAGGAACTGGAAGAGATCGAGGCAGAGATTCGCCAGCTCGAGGAACAGCTACCGGGTCTGGAGGGCGGCGATCGCTACCGCCTGGAGCGCAGCATCGCCCTTCGGAAGCGCCGCACCAACGAGATCGAGGCACTTCGAGCCACCAGTGGCGGAACGGATAAGGAAGATTCCTAG
- a CDS encoding TM2 domain-containing protein → MSERGDTHLKSIGYLLWIFGFLGAHRFYYGRPVTGTIWLFTFGLLGIGWIVDLFLIPGMDREADYRFAAGDIDYNLSWILLTFLGVFGVHRMYMGKWLTGLLYLVTLGFCGLGVLYDYWTLNDQITVINA, encoded by the coding sequence ATGAGCGAACGCGGTGATACCCATCTCAAGTCCATCGGCTACCTGCTCTGGATCTTCGGCTTTCTCGGGGCCCACCGGTTCTACTACGGCCGGCCTGTCACGGGGACGATCTGGCTCTTCACTTTCGGCCTGCTGGGCATCGGTTGGATCGTGGATCTGTTCTTGATTCCCGGTATGGATCGGGAGGCCGACTATCGTTTCGCGGCCGGAGATATCGATTACAACCTGTCCTGGATCCTGCTCACGTTCCTGGGGGTCTTCGGCGTGCACCGGATGTACATGGGAAAGTGGCTCACCGGATTGCTCTACCTCGTGACACTGGGATTCTGTGGTCTGGGCGTGCTCTACGACTACTGGACGCTGAATGACCAGATTACGGTGATCAACGCATGA
- a CDS encoding M3 family oligoendopeptidase, giving the protein MSAPHFSAMQAARPDAETLAMAYEDLEQAWATAADEEGRRAIIERWDVLRSRFSTWYELAQARFTQNTGDEAARIERELSDELEPRSTSLEVGFLRLLLEGPHRSELEAWLGGHALALWDLKVRAYDPAIEEARVREAKLAAEYTDLIAQAKISFRGETFNHASIVKFAQDPDRSVRKEAAISRWAWFEEHGEAFDRIYDDLVRLRHEMATTLGHRDFVELGYERMKRVDYGREDVERFRAEVLQLVVPLCERLMVRRGETLGLDRMMFWDEALADPRGNPKPLGDEAWTTDQAARVFSETHEELGRFYEMMGQRGLLDLVTREGKAAGGYTTFFEEFEVPFVFSNFNGTLSDIDVLTHEMGHAFQMWSSRELFPMEYRSPTLEACEIHSMSLEHLAWPSMEHFFGDAAERYRRIHLEGGLTFLPYGVAVDHFQHLVYEHPEASPADRHGMWAEMERTYLPWRANGGIPRLESGGRWQAQLHIYGAPFYYIDYTLALTCALQLWAWADRDRPAALEAYMGLCRRGGSAPFQALARGTGLTSPLDRGCLAEVVGHAAQRLGLQDG; this is encoded by the coding sequence ATGTCCGCGCCGCATTTCTCCGCCATGCAAGCCGCTCGGCCCGACGCTGAAACCCTGGCGATGGCCTACGAGGATCTGGAGCAAGCCTGGGCAACGGCAGCCGACGAAGAGGGTAGGCGCGCGATCATCGAGCGATGGGATGTCCTCCGCAGCCGATTCTCCACCTGGTACGAGTTGGCGCAGGCTCGCTTCACCCAGAACACGGGTGACGAAGCTGCGCGTATCGAACGCGAACTCTCGGACGAACTCGAGCCTCGTTCGACGAGCCTCGAGGTGGGTTTTCTGCGTCTGTTGCTCGAGGGTCCACATCGTTCGGAGCTCGAAGCCTGGCTCGGTGGGCACGCTCTGGCTCTCTGGGACCTGAAAGTACGCGCTTACGATCCAGCCATCGAAGAAGCTCGGGTGCGTGAGGCGAAGCTCGCTGCCGAGTACACGGATCTGATCGCTCAGGCGAAAATTTCGTTCCGCGGTGAGACGTTCAACCATGCCAGCATCGTGAAATTCGCGCAGGATCCAGATCGAAGCGTTCGGAAGGAAGCGGCGATCTCGCGCTGGGCCTGGTTTGAAGAGCACGGCGAGGCCTTCGACAGGATCTACGATGATCTGGTCCGCCTGCGCCATGAGATGGCCACGACATTGGGCCATCGGGATTTCGTCGAGCTCGGCTACGAGCGCATGAAGCGGGTCGACTACGGCCGGGAAGACGTAGAACGCTTTCGCGCCGAGGTGCTCCAGCTCGTGGTGCCGCTCTGCGAACGTTTGATGGTACGGCGGGGCGAGACGTTGGGGCTCGACCGGATGATGTTCTGGGATGAAGCGCTGGCCGATCCCCGAGGCAATCCGAAGCCGTTGGGCGATGAGGCCTGGACGACGGATCAGGCGGCACGCGTCTTTTCCGAGACCCACGAAGAGCTGGGTCGGTTCTATGAGATGATGGGGCAGCGCGGGCTGCTCGATCTCGTCACGCGCGAGGGGAAAGCCGCGGGTGGCTATACGACCTTCTTCGAGGAGTTCGAAGTGCCGTTCGTCTTCTCGAACTTCAACGGCACGTTGAGTGATATCGACGTTCTCACTCATGAGATGGGTCATGCCTTCCAGATGTGGTCGAGTCGAGAGTTGTTTCCGATGGAATATCGCTCGCCAACCCTTGAGGCCTGTGAGATCCACTCGATGAGCCTCGAGCATCTGGCGTGGCCTTCGATGGAGCATTTCTTCGGCGACGCAGCCGAGCGCTATCGCCGCATTCATCTCGAGGGCGGGCTCACGTTCCTACCCTATGGGGTGGCGGTGGACCATTTCCAGCATCTCGTCTATGAGCATCCAGAGGCCAGCCCCGCCGATCGCCATGGGATGTGGGCCGAGATGGAGCGCACCTACCTCCCGTGGCGTGCGAACGGCGGCATCCCCCGGCTGGAGAGTGGGGGGCGCTGGCAGGCCCAGCTGCATATCTACGGCGCACCGTTCTACTACATCGACTACACCCTGGCGCTGACCTGCGCTCTGCAGCTCTGGGCCTGGGCGGATCGCGACCGCCCCGCGGCGCTGGAGGCCTATATGGGATTGTGCCGTCGTGGCGGAAGTGCCCCTTTTCAGGCCCTGGCGCGGGGCACTGGCCTCACGAGTCCCCTTGATCGTGGATGCCTCGCAGAGGTGGTGGGCCACGCGGCCCAGCGATTGGGCCTACAAGACGGGTAG
- a CDS encoding CDP-alcohol phosphatidyltransferase family protein, whose product MASPVPPAAARWCTRANALTALRLVAAPLLALAIWEGHTGPAHALFWLAVGTDLLDGRVARRYGEVTPFGGLLDHATDATFVSAGLLAVAWRGEIPIWLPVLIVSAFVQYAFDSRALAGRLLRASLLGRWNGIAYFVLLGIPVVRDGLGLGWPPASWVAAIGWALIVTTLVSMGDRILALRRTPFSS is encoded by the coding sequence ATGGCGAGCCCGGTACCTCCTGCAGCGGCCCGTTGGTGCACACGGGCCAACGCTCTTACCGCATTGCGGTTGGTGGCGGCCCCACTGCTTGCCCTGGCGATCTGGGAAGGCCACACAGGCCCGGCTCATGCGCTCTTCTGGTTGGCCGTGGGAACGGATCTGCTCGATGGCCGGGTGGCGCGCCGCTACGGCGAGGTCACGCCATTCGGTGGGCTTCTCGATCACGCAACGGACGCGACGTTCGTCTCTGCTGGGTTGTTGGCAGTTGCCTGGCGCGGAGAGATCCCGATCTGGCTACCCGTCCTCATCGTGTCAGCCTTCGTCCAGTACGCCTTCGATTCGCGGGCGCTGGCTGGGCGCCTGCTACGCGCGAGCTTGCTAGGGCGCTGGAACGGGATCGCCTACTTCGTGCTGCTCGGCATCCCTGTCGTCCGCGATGGACTCGGTCTCGGTTGGCCGCCGGCCTCCTGGGTTGCAGCGATCGGATGGGCACTCATCGTAACGACCCTCGTTTCGATGGGTGATCGCATCCTCGCGCTCCGCCGCACTCCCTTTTCTTCTTAG
- a CDS encoding cytochrome c yields MVRLQPLRSSLLRVALVFSLPGLSACGGEADDPAAALARKGQAVFESVCTACHARDPRQPGPVGPEVAGASLELLQAKVLRNEYPPGYVPKRDTRGMIPLPHLEADLPAIEAYLATFNP; encoded by the coding sequence ATGGTCCGCCTGCAACCGCTTCGATCTTCCCTGCTCCGGGTCGCGCTGGTTTTCTCATTGCCTGGCCTGTCCGCATGCGGTGGTGAGGCCGACGATCCCGCGGCGGCGCTCGCCCGAAAAGGGCAGGCCGTCTTCGAATCCGTTTGCACGGCCTGCCACGCTCGAGATCCCCGCCAACCGGGCCCCGTCGGCCCGGAAGTGGCCGGTGCATCTCTCGAGTTGTTGCAGGCGAAGGTGCTGAGGAACGAGTATCCGCCCGGCTACGTACCCAAGCGCGACACCAGGGGGATGATTCCGCTTCCTCACCTGGAAGCGGACCTGCCGGCGATCGAAGCCTATCTCGCGACGTTCAATCCCTAG
- a CDS encoding YkgJ family cysteine cluster protein gives MNSGNIGKNVPASVRRACGSCSLCCTVLRVDELHKLGGTPCPQLSTSGGGCGIHPTRPPICRAYRCLWLQGGLEEDDRPDRLAAVTDLLSEGGTTRLAIREAYPGAFDRTPRLQEIAGRFRQTMPVRVSSTRDVLDPDAPYRMLLPNGDTHDVNGEWTRVTRADGQTERLRLPWMERGVRKLLVAIRRFRQRGSLPRD, from the coding sequence TTGAATAGCGGAAACATCGGAAAGAACGTCCCCGCTTCCGTGCGGCGCGCCTGTGGCAGCTGCTCACTTTGCTGCACGGTCCTTCGGGTCGACGAGTTGCACAAGCTCGGTGGGACTCCATGCCCGCAGCTCAGCACCTCCGGGGGCGGTTGCGGGATCCATCCGACTCGGCCGCCGATCTGCCGCGCCTATCGTTGTCTCTGGTTGCAGGGCGGCCTCGAAGAGGACGACCGTCCGGATCGCCTCGCTGCCGTTACGGATCTCTTATCCGAAGGTGGCACGACCCGGCTGGCGATTCGCGAAGCCTATCCCGGTGCGTTCGATAGGACACCTCGTCTCCAGGAGATCGCAGGCCGGTTCCGGCAGACGATGCCCGTCCGCGTCTCGAGCACACGAGATGTTCTAGACCCGGACGCGCCCTACCGGATGCTCCTGCCGAACGGAGACACCCATGACGTGAACGGCGAATGGACCCGCGTGACTCGTGCGGATGGCCAGACAGAACGCCTGCGCCTGCCTTGGATGGAACGCGGAGTTCGCAAACTCCTCGTCGCCATTCGCCGCTTTCGCCAGCGGGGTTCGCTGCCTAGGGATTGA
- a CDS encoding antitermination protein NusG yields the protein MEIITTSEGWEFLFRWFHFLAGITWIGVLYYFNFIQTPFFGSELGGEAKSAMTRGLVPNALWWFRWGAMFTFITGWLLILMYLGMGPYDLGTPLITKILTGGVMGTIMWANVWFVIWPAQQVVIKSAEQIAAGGEAIPTAAAGAARAGLASRTNTMFSIPMLFFMGSARHLSTFHNGENDTVYWITALVIIGLLELNCLIGTGQGRQKYLGSVSGTIHAGVAATVVLYIVGVALNS from the coding sequence ATGGAGATCATCACGACGAGCGAGGGATGGGAGTTCCTGTTCCGCTGGTTCCACTTCCTTGCCGGCATCACCTGGATCGGCGTCCTCTACTACTTCAATTTCATCCAGACGCCGTTCTTCGGCAGCGAGCTCGGCGGCGAAGCCAAGAGTGCGATGACCCGAGGGCTCGTTCCCAACGCCCTCTGGTGGTTCCGCTGGGGCGCCATGTTCACGTTCATCACGGGATGGCTGCTGATCTTGATGTACCTGGGTATGGGTCCGTACGACCTCGGGACACCGCTGATTACGAAGATCCTGACCGGCGGCGTGATGGGCACGATCATGTGGGCCAACGTCTGGTTCGTGATCTGGCCGGCTCAGCAGGTCGTGATCAAATCCGCAGAGCAGATCGCTGCCGGTGGCGAAGCGATCCCCACTGCCGCCGCGGGAGCAGCACGCGCTGGCCTGGCCTCTCGAACCAACACGATGTTCTCGATCCCGATGCTCTTCTTCATGGGCTCGGCACGGCATCTGAGTACGTTCCACAACGGCGAGAACGACACCGTGTACTGGATCACCGCTTTGGTGATCATCGGCCTGCTCGAGCTGAACTGCCTGATCGGTACGGGCCAGGGACGCCAGAAGTACCTCGGCAGCGTTTCCGGCACGATCCATGCCGGCGTCGCGGCGACGGTGGTGCTCTACATCGTTGGAGTCGCACTGAATAGCTAA
- a CDS encoding flap endonuclease: MQVHLVDGHVYIFRAYFSMPEMLAPDGTPTQAAYGFANTLLRFLSERRPTHLVCCFDFGMKSFRNDVFPGYKTSREDEVPEDLAPQFEMCKQVARALGLPVFEAAGYEADDVIATLVDGLLSEDCGVEVVSSDKDLSQLVTEDGRVRLHDLQRETTLDADGVREKFGVDPAQIPDYLALLGDKVDDLPGVPGYGKKSAAVALGAFGSIDGIPDKLVGWDGVTVRGATRLAREIAAHREQALQVRELATVVRNVPGIRSDLGDLAWEGAPAGAFEALCSELGWGRIAERVPRPPRSR, translated from the coding sequence ATGCAGGTGCATCTGGTCGACGGCCACGTCTACATCTTCCGGGCCTATTTCTCGATGCCGGAAATGTTGGCGCCTGACGGGACGCCCACCCAGGCGGCCTACGGTTTTGCGAACACGCTGCTCCGGTTCCTCTCCGAACGGAGACCGACTCATCTGGTCTGCTGCTTCGATTTCGGCATGAAGTCATTCCGAAACGACGTGTTCCCCGGTTACAAGACATCCAGAGAGGATGAAGTTCCGGAGGATCTCGCGCCCCAGTTCGAGATGTGCAAGCAGGTCGCCCGGGCGCTCGGCCTGCCGGTCTTCGAGGCTGCGGGCTACGAAGCGGATGACGTCATTGCCACGTTGGTGGATGGCCTGCTGTCCGAGGATTGCGGTGTCGAGGTCGTCAGCTCGGACAAGGATCTCTCTCAACTCGTGACCGAGGATGGCCGCGTGCGCCTGCATGATCTGCAACGCGAGACGACCCTGGATGCCGATGGGGTGCGCGAGAAGTTCGGTGTCGATCCCGCACAGATCCCCGACTACCTGGCTCTGCTGGGCGACAAGGTGGACGATCTTCCCGGCGTGCCGGGTTATGGGAAGAAGAGCGCGGCGGTGGCGCTCGGAGCCTTTGGCAGCATCGACGGAATACCGGACAAGCTTGTCGGTTGGGACGGCGTGACGGTCCGGGGTGCCACGCGCCTGGCCCGGGAGATCGCGGCCCACCGCGAGCAGGCTTTGCAGGTTCGCGAGCTGGCGACGGTCGTCCGGAACGTGCCCGGGATCCGATCCGATCTTGGCGACCTCGCCTGGGAAGGTGCGCCCGCTGGGGCTTTCGAGGCCCTATGCAGCGAACTCGGCTGGGGGCGCATTGCAGAGCGCGTTCCAAGGCCGCCTCGGAGTCGCTGA
- a CDS encoding proline--tRNA ligase has protein sequence MRWSQAFIPTLRDDPADAEAASHRLLVRGGFARQLMAGVYSMLPLGKRVHDKIERIIREEMIKIGGQEFSLPALLPQEILEKSGRWGVDVMFKLEDRHGAGACLGFTHEEIFAWIARELRSYKQLPQIWFQFQTKFRDEERPKSGLLRVREFTMKDSYSFDVTLEGLDHAFQQHFEAYRRIFERLGLDVVAVEASSGGMGGSESIEFMVETPAGEDWIVSCAACGYAANVEKATSLLEPAADEAGPATPERFATPDVRTIEELAAFEGGAPADRQIKTLVYTIDDAPTLLLLRGDHALVEQKLIDGTTAETLRPATANEIRQALGASAGSLGAVGATDLRVIADPALQGRTNMTMGANEDGFHLRGVSVERDIQVGEWMDLREVTEGEACPMCEAALAVRKTAEVGHIFKLGTVYTEALGAGVQGEDGKNVPIIMGSYGIGVGRAMAGIVESWNDENGIIWPMNVAPYEVVVTIVNPKDVESSEAGQRIYESLIGDGVDALLDDRKERPGVKFKDAELVGIPYRLTVGPKGLADGKVELFRRRGAEKRDVDVHKAADIVLNAVMEERR, from the coding sequence TTGCGCTGGAGCCAGGCATTCATACCGACCCTTCGCGACGACCCTGCCGATGCCGAGGCGGCGAGTCATCGCCTGCTCGTGCGCGGGGGCTTCGCTCGCCAGCTGATGGCGGGCGTCTATTCGATGCTGCCGCTCGGCAAGCGCGTGCACGACAAGATCGAGCGCATCATCCGGGAGGAGATGATCAAGATCGGTGGACAAGAGTTTTCGCTTCCCGCGCTGCTGCCCCAGGAGATCCTCGAGAAATCCGGACGGTGGGGCGTGGACGTCATGTTCAAGCTCGAAGATCGCCATGGTGCTGGAGCTTGCCTGGGCTTCACCCACGAGGAGATCTTCGCCTGGATCGCTCGGGAGCTTCGTTCCTACAAGCAACTCCCCCAGATCTGGTTCCAGTTCCAGACGAAGTTTCGCGACGAGGAGCGGCCCAAATCGGGCCTGTTGCGAGTGCGCGAGTTCACGATGAAGGATTCGTATTCCTTCGACGTGACACTCGAGGGACTCGACCACGCCTTCCAACAGCATTTCGAGGCCTACCGGCGGATCTTCGAGCGGCTGGGCCTCGATGTGGTAGCCGTCGAGGCTTCGTCGGGTGGAATGGGCGGGAGCGAATCGATCGAGTTCATGGTCGAGACGCCGGCCGGAGAAGACTGGATCGTCTCGTGTGCGGCCTGTGGATATGCAGCGAATGTGGAGAAAGCCACCTCACTTCTCGAACCAGCCGCCGACGAAGCCGGGCCTGCAACGCCCGAGAGATTTGCAACGCCGGATGTGCGAACGATCGAGGAGTTGGCCGCGTTCGAAGGCGGCGCCCCTGCCGACCGCCAGATCAAGACACTCGTCTACACGATCGACGACGCTCCGACCCTGTTGCTCTTGCGCGGCGACCATGCACTCGTCGAGCAGAAGCTGATCGACGGAACGACCGCCGAGACCTTGCGGCCCGCGACGGCCAATGAGATTCGTCAGGCACTCGGCGCTTCGGCGGGGAGCCTGGGCGCGGTTGGCGCCACGGACCTGCGTGTGATCGCCGACCCGGCTCTGCAGGGCCGGACGAACATGACGATGGGCGCCAACGAGGATGGCTTCCACCTGCGCGGTGTGTCCGTCGAACGGGATATCCAGGTGGGTGAATGGATGGACCTCCGCGAAGTCACGGAAGGCGAAGCCTGCCCGATGTGCGAGGCGGCTCTCGCAGTTCGCAAGACGGCCGAGGTCGGCCATATCTTCAAACTGGGCACGGTCTACACCGAGGCACTCGGAGCCGGTGTCCAGGGCGAGGACGGAAAGAACGTCCCCATCATCATGGGTTCCTACGGGATCGGTGTTGGCCGGGCGATGGCGGGGATCGTCGAGAGCTGGAACGACGAGAACGGCATCATCTGGCCGATGAACGTGGCCCCCTACGAAGTGGTCGTGACGATCGTCAATCCGAAGGATGTCGAGAGTTCCGAGGCCGGCCAGCGCATCTACGAGAGTCTTATTGGAGACGGGGTCGATGCCCTTCTCGACGACAGGAAAGAGCGGCCGGGCGTGAAGTTCAAGGATGCCGAGCTCGTCGGCATTCCCTACCGCCTGACGGTCGGCCCGAAGGGCCTGGCCGATGGCAAGGTCGAGCTCTTTCGGCGGCGCGGCGCTGAAAAGCGCGACGTCGATGTCCACAAAGCGGCCGATATCGTTCTCAACGCAGTCATGGAAGAGAGGCGCTGA
- the ilvE gene encoding branched-chain-amino-acid transaminase yields MKIWLDGGLVEEAEARVPVTDHGFLYGDGIFEGMRVYHRKLFRLEDHLSRLETAARALALEIPGGVDGARQAALETARAFGRDEAYLRLIVSRGEGSLGVDPTTCPRSRLVCIADEVRIYSEEKMRAGISLITSSWRRPAADVLDPRVKSLNYLNNAMAKLEARQHGADEALLLNAQGQIAEASVANLFAVRDGTLLTPPAVDGALEGITRRSVLELAAQEGLPAEERSLGRFDLFASSEAFLTGSGARIVPVGSLDGRPIGGSSRPVMDQLSLAFGRLTEEAGTPLGG; encoded by the coding sequence ATGAAGATCTGGCTCGACGGCGGCCTGGTGGAAGAAGCAGAGGCGCGGGTCCCCGTGACGGATCACGGCTTCCTGTACGGCGATGGAATCTTCGAGGGCATGCGGGTCTATCACCGGAAGCTCTTCCGTCTAGAAGATCACCTCAGCAGACTCGAGACGGCGGCGCGTGCGTTGGCACTGGAGATTCCCGGCGGCGTCGATGGCGCTCGCCAGGCCGCTCTCGAGACAGCCCGTGCTTTCGGTCGGGACGAGGCGTATCTGCGTCTGATCGTTTCCCGCGGCGAAGGTTCGCTCGGTGTCGATCCCACGACCTGTCCTCGTTCGAGATTGGTTTGCATTGCCGACGAGGTGCGCATCTACTCGGAGGAGAAGATGCGCGCGGGGATTTCGCTCATCACCTCCAGTTGGAGGCGCCCCGCGGCAGATGTCCTCGACCCGCGCGTCAAGAGCCTGAACTATCTCAACAATGCGATGGCCAAGCTGGAGGCCCGCCAGCATGGCGCCGACGAGGCACTCCTGTTGAACGCCCAAGGCCAGATCGCCGAAGCCTCCGTCGCGAACCTGTTTGCGGTGCGCGACGGCACGCTGCTCACGCCGCCGGCCGTCGACGGTGCACTCGAGGGGATCACCCGTCGGAGCGTCCTCGAGCTGGCCGCACAGGAGGGACTGCCGGCCGAGGAGCGAAGCCTCGGACGCTTCGATCTCTTCGCCTCCAGCGAGGCATTCCTGACAGGAAGCGGCGCTCGCATCGTGCCGGTCGGCTCCCTTGATGGCCGCCCGATCGGGGGCAGTTCGCGGCCCGTGATGGACCAGCTCTCCCTGGCCTTCGGCCGGCTCACGGAGGAGGCGGGGACGCCACTCGGCGGGTAG
- a CDS encoding IclR family transcriptional regulator gives MNSLSTVDKAIDLLLALNAASKPQGVTALSGALGLGKSSTHRILASLARRGLVEQDERRRYRTGPALVALGLAQLERDPIVTAARPELEAAAAELGETVFLAGPRAGRILVLDQAQGAGFLRAAPRIGEAIPVHATAIGKLVLAHAPDTVGLGGSELEAFTERTATSHAALEDEVRRARLRGWAENRGEWIAGLSVVAVPLWRAERMEGALAVAAASEQIERLGAMSLVRRLRAAAGRIEERLAGTRMLRETQA, from the coding sequence TTGAATTCGCTGTCCACGGTCGACAAGGCCATCGATCTCCTCCTGGCGCTGAATGCCGCCTCGAAGCCCCAAGGCGTCACCGCGCTTTCAGGTGCCCTGGGCCTCGGCAAGTCGAGCACCCACCGGATACTGGCGTCCCTGGCCCGTCGAGGGCTCGTCGAGCAAGACGAGCGCCGCCGCTACCGGACGGGGCCCGCCCTCGTCGCCTTGGGTCTCGCCCAACTCGAGCGGGATCCCATCGTGACAGCGGCCCGTCCAGAACTGGAGGCGGCCGCCGCGGAGTTGGGGGAGACCGTCTTCCTTGCCGGTCCGAGAGCCGGACGCATTCTCGTCCTCGACCAGGCCCAGGGAGCGGGTTTCCTGCGCGCCGCGCCGCGGATCGGTGAGGCGATTCCGGTTCACGCCACGGCGATCGGCAAGCTCGTGCTGGCCCACGCGCCCGATACCGTTGGCCTCGGGGGCAGCGAGCTGGAAGCCTTCACCGAGCGCACTGCGACGAGCCATGCCGCGCTGGAAGATGAGGTGCGGCGTGCGCGCCTCCGCGGTTGGGCAGAGAACCGTGGTGAGTGGATCGCGGGACTGTCCGTCGTTGCGGTTCCGTTGTGGCGCGCCGAGCGGATGGAAGGCGCCTTGGCTGTCGCGGCGGCTTCCGAGCAGATCGAGAGACTTGGCGCGATGTCGCTCGTGCGCCGTCTGCGCGCAGCGGCAGGGCGCATCGAAGAGCGGCTCGCAGGAACGCGGATGCTCCGGGAGACGCAAGCATGA